The Struthio camelus isolate bStrCam1 chromosome 12, bStrCam1.hap1, whole genome shotgun sequence genome includes a window with the following:
- the POLG gene encoding DNA polymerase subunit gamma-1 codes for MKRLLWRRSGAGCAAGRGAGPCKRASSSSASRPLPGKPDQDPDKDQRRVNPLNIQMLSRTLHEQIFRGAQVQYSEEEIRRSVEHLRKHDLWGKETSVLPDVDLRLPRMYGANIDEHFRVLAQKQSLPYLEAARELLQREVPPMPARWAWQVGWTRYGPDGQTAAVDFPEERAAVFDVEVCLADGQCPTLAVAVSPRAWYSWCSRRLLEERYSWSSRLTLADLIPLESAAGAGRQHQPERVVVGHNVAFDRAFVKEQYLIQGSRVRFLDTMSMHMAISGLTGFQRSLWMAAKHGKRKGLQQVKQHMKKTRSKSEGPAITSWDWVNISSINNLADVHALYVGGEPLEKEARELFVKGTMADVRSNFQDLMTYCARDVQATHEVFQEQLPLFMERCPHPVTFAGMLEMGVSYLPVNGNWKRYLDDAQGTYEELQKEMKKSLMNLANDACQLLHEDRYKDDPWLWDLEWDTQDFKQKKNPTKKKDGHANASTPEAAVDASESAQECQEDPGPPSEEEELRVPESRACLERLKETVTLQPKRLQHLPGHPGWYRKLCPRLEEAAWVPGPSLISLQMRVTPKLMRLAWDGFPLHYSEKHGWGYLVPGRQDNLPGDLSEAEGPLCPHRVIECLYRQHCLEKGKEQPLGPEAAVEDELLLTDSSAMWQKVEELSRLEVDVEEKTGRADQSVTLEEAGELEEGSSQPSYHHGNGPYDDVNIPGCWFFKLPHKDGNDNNVGSPFAKDFLPRMEDGTLRAAVGRTHGTRALEINKMISFWRNAHKRISSQMVVWLKKGELPRVVTRHPDYNEEEDYGAILPQVVTAGTITRRAVEPTWLTASNARADRVGSELKAMVQVPPGYSLVGADVDSQELWIAAVLGEAHFAGMHGCTAFGWMTLQGKKSNATDLHSKTAATVGISREHAKVFNYGRIYGAGQPFAERLLMQFNHRLTQQQAREKAQQMYAVTKGIRRFHLSEDGEWLVRELGLSVDRAEDGSVSAQDVQRVQREAMKRSRTKKKWDVVHQRVWAGGTESEMFNKLESIALSASPQTPVLGCHISRALEPAVAKGEFLTSRVNWVVQSSAVDYLHLMLVSMKWLFEEFDINGRFCISIHDEVRYLVQAQDRYRAALALQITNLLTRCMFAYKLGLQDLPQSVAFFSAVDVDQCLRKEVTMNCATPSNPTGMEKRYGIPQGEALDIYQLIEITKGSLEKK; via the exons ATGAAGCGCTTGCTCTGGAGGAGGTCGGGAGCGGGCTGTGCTgcaggccgcggggccgggccgtgcAAGCGTGCCtccagctcttctgccagccGCCCACTGCCGGGGAAGCCGGACCAGGACCCTGACAAGGACCAGAGGCGCGTGAACCCCCTCAACATCCAGATGCTCTCCAGGACGCTCCACGAGCAGATCTTCCGGGGAGCCCAGGTGCAGTACTCGGAGGAGGAGATCCGGCGGAGCGTGGAGCACCTGCGGAAGCACGACCTGTGGGGCAAGGAGACCTCCGTGCTCCCCGACGTGGACCTGCGCCTGCCCCGCATGTACGGTGCCAACATCGACGAGCACTTCCGCGTGCTGGCGCAgaagcagagcctgccctacCTGGAGGCGGCGCGCGAGCTGCTGCAGCGCGAGGTGCCCCCCATGCCCGCGCGGTGGGCTTGGCAGGTCGGCTGGACTCGCTACGGGCCTGACGGGCAAACGGCAGCCGTGGACTTCCCCGAGGAGCGGGCGGCCGTGTTCGACGTGGAGGTGTGCCTGGCCGACGGCCAGTGCCCCACGCTGGCGGTGGCGGTCTCGCCGCGGGCCTG GTACTCGTGGTGCAGCAGGCGGCTGCTGGAGGAGCGCTACTCCTGGTCCAGCCGCCTCACCCTGGCCGACCTCATTCCCCTGGAGAgtgccgccggcgccggccggcAGCACCAGCCGGAGCGCGTGGTGGTGGGCCACAACGTCGCCTTTGACCGCGCGTTCGTTAAGGAGCAGTACCTCATCCAG GGCTCCCGCGTGCGGTTCCTGGACACCATGAGCATGCACATGGCCATCTCGGGGCTGACGGGCTTCCAGCGCAGCCTCTGGATGGCCGCGAAGCACGGCAAGAGGAAGGGGCTGCAGCAGGTCAAGCAGCACATGAAGAAAACGCGCAGCAAAAGCGAGGGGCCCGCG ATCACCTCCTGGGACTGGGTCAACATCAGCAGCATCAACAACCTGGCGGACGTGCACGCGCTGTACGTCGGCGGCGAGCCGCTGGAGAAGGAGGCTCGGGAGCTGTTCGTCAAGGGCACCATGGCCGACGTCAGGAGCAACTTCCAG GACCTGATGACGTACTGTGCCCGGGACgtccaggccacccacgaggtgTTTCAGGAGCAGCTGCCACTCTTCATGGAGAG GTGCCCGCACCCCGTGACGTTTGCAGGGATGCTGGAGATGGGGGTGTCCTACCTGCCGGTCAACGGGAACTGGAAGAGGTACCTGGATGACGCTCAGGGCACCTAcgaagagctgcagaaggagatGAAGAAATCCCTGATGAACCTGGCTAACGatgcctgccagctgctgcacgAGGACAG GTACAAGGACGACCCCTGGCTCTGGGATCTCGAGTGGGACACACAGGACTTCAAGCAGAAGAAGAATCCCACGAAGAAGAAGGACGGGCACGCGAACGCCAGCACCCCCGAGGCGGCGGTGGACGCCTCCGAATCCGCGCAGGAGTGCCAGGAGG ACCCCGGTCCTCCCAGCGAGGAAGAGGAGCTGCGAGTCCCCGAGAGCCGGGCCTGCCTGGAGCGCCTCAAGGAGACGGTGACGCTGCAGCCCAAGAGGCTGCAGCATCTGCCCGGCCACCCGGG CTGGTACCGGAAGCTGTGCCCGCGGCTGGAGGAGGCGGCCTGGGTGCCGGGTCCCAGCCTCATCAGCCTGCAGATGCGGGTGACGCCGAAGCTGATGCGCTTGGCCTGGGACGGCTTCCCGCTCCATTACTCCGAGAAGCACGGCTGGGGCTACCTGGTGCCGGGCCGGCAGGACAACCTGCCGGGAGACCTCTCGGAGGCCGAGGGGCCGCTCTGCCCGCACAG GGTGATCGAGTGCCTGTACAGGCAGCACTGCCTGGAGAAGGGCAAGGAGCAGCCGCTGGGGCCCGAGGCCGCCGTGGAGGACGAGCTCCTGCTGACGGACAGCAGCGCCATGTGGCAGAAG GTGGAGGAGCTGAGccgcctggaggtggacgtggaggagaagacgggcagagcAGACCAAAGCGTCACGCTG GAGGAGGCGGGTGAGCTGGAggaggggagcagccagccctcgtACCACCACGGCAACGGCCCCTACGACGACGTCAACATCCCCGGCTGCTGGTTCTTCAAGCTGCCGCACAAG GACGGGAACGACAACAACGTTGGAAGCCCTTTCGCAAAGGATTTCTTGCCGCGGATGGAGGACGGCACCCTCCGGGCTGCGGTCGGACGCACCCACGGAACGAGAGCCCTCGAGATTAACAAAATGATCTCGTTTTGGAGGAACGCTCACAAGCGAATCAG TTCCCAGATGGTGGTGTGGCTGAAAAAAGGGGAGCTGCCTCGTGTGGTAACCAG GCACCCGGACTATAACGAGGAGGAGGATTACGGAGCCATCCTGCCGCAGGTGGTGACCGCAGGCACCATCACCCGGCGGGCCGTGGAGCCCACGTGGCTGACAGCCAGCAACGCCCGG GCCGATCGTGTGGGCAGCGAGCTGAAAGCCATGGTCCAGGTCCCGCCAGGCTACTCGCTGGTTGGCGCAGACGTGGATTCCCAGGAGCTCTGGATAGCCGCAGTCCTCGGCGAGGCGCACTTCGCTGGCATGCACG GCTGCACAGCTTTCGGCTGGATGACGCTGCAGGGGAAAAAGAGCAACGCGACAGACCTGCACAGCAAGACGGCCGCCACGGTGGGCATCAGCCGGGAGCATGCCAAAGTCTTCAACTACGGGCGCATCTATGGGGCCGGGCAGCCCTTCGCCGAGCGCCTGCTGATGCAGTTCAACCATCGACTGACGCAGCAGCAGGCACGTGAGAAGGCTCAGCAGATGTACGCCGTCACCAAGGGCATCCGGAG GTTTCATCTCTCTGAGGACGGGGAGTGGCtggtgagggagctgggcctgtctgTGGACAGGGCAGAAGATGGTTCAGTGTCAGCCCAGGATGTCCAGCGGGTCCAGAGAGAGGCCATGAAAAG GTCGCGAACGAAGAAGAAGTGGGATGTGGTGCACCAGCGAGTGTGGGCTGGAGGGACCGAATCTGAAATGTTCAACAAGCTGGAGAGCATCGCCTTGTCCGCCTCTCCGCAGACCCCGGTGCTGGGCTGTCACATCAGCAGGGCGCTGGAGCCCGCCGTGGCCAAGGGGGAG TTTCTGACCAGCAGAGTGAACTGGGTGGTGCAAAGCTCGGCCGTCGACTACCTGCACCTCATGCTGGTATCCATGAAATGGCTCTTTGAGGAGTTCGACATAAACGGGCGCTTCTGCATCAGCATTCACGATGAGGTGCGCTACCTGGTCCAGGCGCAGGATCGCTACcgggcagccctggccctgcagatCACCAATCTCCTCACACG